The Lactuca sativa cultivar Salinas chromosome 2, Lsat_Salinas_v11, whole genome shotgun sequence genome includes a window with the following:
- the LOC111899916 gene encoding RING-H2 finger protein ATL70, translating into MNNTDLNSGGFLGSQNISGFGYGIGISVGMLLLITTITLASYFCNRTTQTSPSPSVAQIRAQRNSLGAALGQPDSTHCVVDVGIDDETLLSYPTMLYKDAKIKKRDSGFSTCCSICLGDYKGSDVLRQLPDCGHLFHVKCVDPWLRVNPTCPNCRTSPLPTPLSTPLAEVVPLARRRD; encoded by the coding sequence ATGAACAACACGGATCTCAACTCCGGCGGGTTTCTTGGGTCACAAAACATCAGTGGATTCGGATACGGGATCGGAATATCAGTCGGGATGCTTTTACTCATCACAACAATCACATTAGCATCTTACTTTTGTAACCGAACCACACAAACCTCACCATCACCGTCAGTAGCTCAAATCCGGGCGCAGAGAAACAGTCTGGGTGCAGCCCTGGGTCAGCCTGACTCGACCCATTGCGTGGTTGATGTGGGCATTGATGATGAGACACTTTTGAGTTACCCCACTATGCTTTACAAAGATGCAAAGATCAAGAAAAGGGATTCAGGATTTTCAACATGTTGTTCTATTTGTTTGGGTGATTATAAGGGGAGTGATGTTCTTAGACAACTTCCGGATTGTGGTCACCTTTTTCATGTTAAATGTGTTGATCCGTGGTTGCGGGTGAACCCCACATGCCCAAATTGTCGAACGTCTCCCTTACCGACCCCACTCTCGACCCCTTTGGCTGAGGTGGTGCCACTTGCAAGAAGAcgggattga